From Pseudomonas arsenicoxydans:
TGGCGTTTGAGCAGCTGCGCGAGAGCCGGGCGAGTATCAGCGACATTGCGGAACAGCTGGGCTTTCAGGAACCGAGTGCGTTCCATCGGGCGTTCAAGAAGTGGACGGGGGAGAGTCCGGGGCGTTATCGGGCGCGGTATCAGGGGGGAGTGGCAGGTTGACTCATTTGAAGTGATTTACCGCCGCGCATTATTTACGCGGCGGACCACTGTTCATGCCTCATACGTCGGTGCAGCTGCGATCCCCCAAAAATTGACCCATTTGTTGGTCACCAGCTGCCGTAAGGAATTCCAAACTTCTCAATATAAAGCTTGGACTTCACACTCACCGGGTACGCATAACGGCCTTCGTTCTTGCCCTGGTCTGGGCCCAAAGGCTCAATATCTGCTTTAGCTTGAGCCACCTCGACGGGACGATGGCAGGAATCTCTGACCCAAACCTTCACGACCCCGCCGGGGGCCATGCCTATATAGACAGCCGCCATGTACCGGGCCTCTTGTTCAGGGGTGTCCGGGCACCGTTGCGTGACGGATGAATGCATCAGTTGTCTGGCTTGCTCTGGTATTTCTATCCAGACTTTATAGGTCTGTGGTTCTACGATGGATTGCCAGCGCACGAATATACGTTTGGGGAGGTCAGCGCCGACCACCGCTTTGCCGGAACCGCCGACACCTCGCCACCCTTTGGCGGACTCTGTGCCGTCCTCTGGTTGACCGCCTGACGCTGAGCCCTTACCGGTGTGGTCGAAGCGCTTGCCGTTGATATCTTCTACGGCGCTGTCCTCAACCCAGACTTTCATGTAATGGGGTTCGACGAAGTCAAGTTCCCACCATTGAGACCTAGGGTCATGTTTTGCTGAAAGCGGTTCCGCAGCTTGGCAGCCGGCAATGAAGAGAAGGCCCAGTAACGTGATGAGTCGTTTCATTACCAAAGCGTCCAGTCAGGTACATGAGGATGTTGAACGCGAATTGCGTCCTGCGTAGGGGCATTAATGTAAACCGCCCTGAGACCGCTACCGTCGTTTCTGCCGAGTGGATGGTTCCAGTTGGCAGACGTGTGGATGAACTTCAGTTTAAGTAACTGTTCTTCCTGAGGCGTGGTGCTGTAGTCACCGCCCACAAACCGGTCGCACATCTCCTGAAGTTCTTGTGGTATCGCCAGCTCTGACGAATCCGGAATGTCGTCAAAGCGAACACCTTTTTCTTTTGCCAAGTGATGCATCACGCGCAGATACACCCTTGAAAGCTTTCCGCTCACCGGGCGTTTTAGCTGCAAAGCGGCATAGACTCGTTTTTGTCCTGGGTTAAGTCGGTCTTGCGGTTCATGCGGTAATTCGAAGGCGGCAGGCGTGACAATTTCCAGTAACTGGGCGGGCCAGCCGTTAGATACCCATTGGCTTTTTACCCTCGCCGCATCGCGGTATATCGACGTGGCGGTGACATCCGTATTGACTGGTACGTCAAGCGCTTGCATCGGACTTACTAGCACGCACTCTTGGGCCTCTTCGAGGTAACCGCCGCCAATATCTGAATGGACGCCGGGGACGGTGATTTATGTGAAATCGGGTTTGATTCGGCTGAGGGCAAAGTTGGCTCGGCATTCGTCACGCGCGCAAACCCGCTTCCGCGTTATTGGCGTTATTACCAGTGCCATCGAAGAAGACGCCAATGCGTAAGGCAATGCCCGTTTTTTGTGGCGCGGGCGCGGGAGCTTTGCCGTGTTTTTCGTATTCAGCCCAGTGCTGAGCGTGAATATCGACTGGCTTGGCTTCGTCATAACGGTAGTTTTTGGGCGGGTTGGGTACGTAGCCGCTCATCCTTGATTCCTTGGACTTGATCCCTGATTAACGCGCGCAGGGTGACACTCAGGGTGGAGGGAAGCAATGGATGGCACTTTGATTCAGCCGCATTCTTAGCGGTGTAGGACGTTCTTGGCAGACTATTCAACATCGCGAATGTGCTCTTGTTTAAGAGTCATCGAAGTTACGTCCTGAAAGCTACAAAATCTTGCGCCGTTGCCTACGGCTACGCCAGAATCCGCCGGCTTGTGCGCCTTGGGGCCTCTCGGTAACTTTATTCCCGTCACTGCCCTTCAGTGATCGGGTTTC
This genomic window contains:
- a CDS encoding DUF2931 family protein, encoding MKRLITLLGLLFIAGCQAAEPLSAKHDPRSQWWELDFVEPHYMKVWVEDSAVEDINGKRFDHTGKGSASGGQPEDGTESAKGWRGVGGSGKAVVGADLPKRIFVRWQSIVEPQTYKVWIEIPEQARQLMHSSVTQRCPDTPEQEARYMAAVYIGMAPGGVVKVWVRDSCHRPVEVAQAKADIEPLGPDQGKNEGRYAYPVSVKSKLYIEKFGIPYGSW